Proteins encoded in a region of the Deltaproteobacteria bacterium genome:
- a CDS encoding ferritin family protein: protein MKFSEEALKFLNLGIESEIAAYVFYKRARKLVRDEELGKVFDRLAMDEKGHFLILEDEYDENVRSECWAPYKDILCKDGLPDIDELVQETHKALLGKLAGMKGKKEVLEMALSLEKEAHGLFSDASSRSKSPDAKKIFDHLAAFEKGHVQTIEKELAAII, encoded by the coding sequence ATGAAATTCAGCGAAGAGGCGCTAAAGTTTCTGAACCTTGGGATAGAATCCGAGATCGCGGCATACGTCTTCTACAAGCGGGCGCGGAAACTCGTCCGGGATGAAGAGCTCGGGAAGGTCTTCGACAGGCTGGCGATGGATGAAAAAGGGCATTTCCTTATTCTTGAAGACGAATACGACGAGAACGTTCGTTCCGAATGCTGGGCGCCCTACAAGGATATCCTGTGCAAGGACGGTCTTCCCGACATCGACGAGCTCGTCCAGGAAACCCACAAGGCGCTCCTGGGAAAATTGGCCGGCATGAAAGGGAAGAAGGAAGTCCTTGAGATGGCGCTATCCCTGGAAAAGGAGGCGCACGGCCTGTTCAGCGACGCTTCCTCACGTTCCAAAAGCCCGGACGCGAAGAAAATATTCGACCACCTCGCCGCCTTCGAGAAGGGCCACGTCCAGACGATCGAGAAGGAACTGGCCGCGATTATCTGA